The genomic region CTCCGTCCTCGTATGCCTCCATGACCTCGAAAAACCTGTCCCAGTCCAGGATTGTGTTCACGCAGCCCGACCGCTCCAGCACTACGCCGATGGCGGGGATCTTAGATTTATGCATGAGGTCGAGCCCATCCTTGACCTCGATGAGGCACCCGACGCCGATGATGGCCTTAGGATGGTATTTCCTGACCATTCGGATGATAAAGCTGGAGCCGGGCACCACGAAGAACATGTAGCCAAGCTTTTCGGCCGCTTTTTTGGCGTTTGCGATCCCGCACCGGCCGCATTCCTTGCATTTAATGCCTTCCGGGGACAGCCGGGCCGGGCATTCGACAGACCGCAGGCATTGGGGGATGAATATCGCCCGTTGCTCGAACGGTACCTTGCTGAACGTAGCCCACATGGCCCTGTTCTGCAAATCGACGCTGATCCTGTCTATTGCAGTGTCGTCCACGTGGAAGAACCGCATGACAGCCTTTATCGGCCCCTCGAAAAACATGATGCCCAGTATGAGGTGGTTCGGGAACAGTATGTTGCCAGTCTTGAACGAGTAGGCGAGCAGGACGGTTATGGCGATGACTATGATGGTTGAGAGGAAAAGGAGTATCAGCAATAGCGCTCCAAGGATAGTGGATAGCCAGTAGAGCGCCGATAAAACATTTTCGAGGACAGCCATCAAAATGTTTAAGATTACGGG from Methanocella conradii HZ254 harbors:
- a CDS encoding DUF116 domain-containing protein, encoding MAVLENVLSALYWLSTILGALLLILLFLSTIIVIAITVLLAYSFKTGNILFPNHLILGIMFFEGPIKAVMRFFHVDDTAIDRISVDLQNRAMWATFSKVPFEQRAIFIPQCLRSVECPARLSPEGIKCKECGRCGIANAKKAAEKLGYMFFVVPGSSFIIRMVRKYHPKAIIGVGCLIEVKDGLDLMHKSKIPAIGVVLERSGCVNTILDWDRFFEVMEAYEDGDA